The window CTTGCTGCACACCGCCTTGACCATCAACAATTTCACCCTCAGCATAGACAATAGCAATCTTATTTTTAGAATTGCGTGGCTGGAAGTCAGGGCTTTGAGCTTTGGTATAAGTGGAGAAGGAAATTTGTCGGAATGATTTATCCTCTTCGTCACTATCGGTGAGCTTTTTCAAATCAGCGACTATTTCATCGAGGTAGGCAACTCGATCCACCAAGCGACGTTGACGCGCCTCTGATGCTGTAAACTCCCCTTGAGTATTGGCGATCGCTTGTAGCTGTTGAGGAGGAATTTTACGGTTTTCCCCAACCGTTGCGAGAAATTCACCCCAAAGTGTACTTAATAAGGTTTGAGTTTGTTGTCGATTCTCCGGACTGAGCTTTTTGAGAATAAACGGTTCCACCGCTGATTTAAATTTCCCCACCCGGATCACCTGCACCCCAACGCCATATTTTTCCATCGCCCCTGTATAAAATATGGGCTGAGAGCTAAAGCCATTGAGTTCCACAGTTCCCATCGGGTTGAGAACAAGGGTATCTGCCACTGAACTCAGGTAATATTCCCGCTTCTCTAAGTCCACATCGTAGGCAATAATTTTTTTCCCAGCCGCTTTAAAACGCTCCAGCGCTTGGCGAACTTCTTTGAGCGTTGCCAATCCAGTACTCATGCCACCCGCGTTGCGACTTCCGTCTAGGTAGATGGCGATAATTCGCTTGTCTTGACGTGCCTTGTCGAGAGTCTCTAAAACTGTGCGTAGGGTCACTGATTTGGCCTTTTCGCCCGAAAGTGCTTCCCCAATCACATCGCTAGTGCTGGAAGTCGGTACACTATCGGTAATATTTAAGGATAAATCGAAAACCAGTACGGATTTATCTTTAACTTCCGGACCCGTATCTTTAACCGCCGCCGCAATCAGTAAAAACAGCAGTCCGCCTGTTCCTAAGCTAAAAAACAAAATCAGACCTGCAAGGCTACCAATTGTGCTTGCAAAAGTTTGCTTGAGAAATTGATTCATTTACGGTGAGGAGTAGGCAGTGGTCAGTGGAACGTAGGGGATGAACAGTTGGGAGAGCTACCTCAGGGCAGTACCCTTACGCCCTCAGTTTTGAATCAAGAACTCGACTTGCAATTCGTAATTCGTAATTCCCAACGCTCTATACCTTTATGCTAGCTTTTGCAAGACGTTAGAGTGCTGGAGCTGAGCTAAAGTAGCGTTACTGGTGCAAAAAAGGACGGTGGTGAGTTCGGCGATTAATAGCTGCACCAAGGCATCGACGGCTTCGGTTGACTCAGCGGCAGCTTGTAAGAAGGGCCATGCCAAACCGCCAAGATCGGCACCTAATGCGATCGCCTTTGCCACATCTAAGCCATTCCGCAATCCCCCAGACGCAATTAACGGCAGCTTCGGGGCAATCGCTCGAATATCGACAATGCACTCCGCCGTTGGCAGTCCCCAGTCGGCAAAGGTTAGTCCCAAGCGGCGCTGTTGTTCGTTTAAGGCTCGCTCACTTTCTACCTTCGCCCAAGATGTGCCACCCGCCCCAGCCACATCAATGGCACTGACTCCCGCCTCGATTAGCTTTTGCGCCATGGCGGCTGAAATGCCATTTCCTACTTCTTTGACAATCACGGGGACTGGGAGCTTATTACACAAATTGTGAATTTTGTCAATTAATCCTCTAAAATTAATGTCCCCGTTAGGCTGAATGCACTCTTGTAAAGGATTGAGATGCAAAATTAAGGCATCGGCTTCTAAAAGTTCAACCACGCGCAGACACTCATCAAGTCCGTAACTGTAATTCAGTTGAACAGCACCGAGATTCGCTAATAAGAGGATATCAGGAGCTTGCGATCGCACGGCAAAGGTATCGGCAACCTGGGGATTCTCGACCGCAACCCGTTGGGAACCCACCCCCATCGCCAGCTTATACTGTTGGGCTATCTCAGCCAGACGAAAATTGATCGTCTTCGCTTGTTGGGTACCACCGGTCATCGAAGAAATCAGCAAGGGAACTCCCAGCGATTTGCCCAAGAAGGTAGTTGTTAGATCAATCTCACTACGGTTCAGTTCGGGTAAACAACAGTGGGTGAAGCGGTAACGTTCCAATCCATTCGTATTTTTATGAAATTGTACGTCTTCCTCCAGGCAAATCCTGAGGTGGTCTGCCTTCCGCGTCTGGGTTTCTCTCATAATTCAAAAATTGAACAATCTCGATTGTCCCATCGAGATTGCACCTCATCCCGCTTAATCACTCAAAACTCACCCATCAGACTTAGACGCTCTCATTAACTCCACACCATCCCGCCCATCGATATCTTGGAAATACACCTTCACCTGCTCTTCAGAAGCCGTTGATAAATGCTTACCGATGAAGTCAGGATGAATGGGTAACTCACGATGACCTCTATCGACCAAAACCAATAACCGAATCACTTGGGGTCTACCGTATTCCGTTACCGCATTTAGAGCGGCGCGAATCGTCCGTCCTTTATAAATGACATCATCCACAAGAATGACTGTTTTGCCAGACAAATCGCAAGCAATATCGCTTTTTGCAGGTGTTCGTAGTTCAATCTGATCCAAATCATCTCGATAAAAGGTAATATCTAGCGCGCCTAAAGGCACCGACACCTGCTCTAAAACTTCAATCTGACGCACCAGTAGCTGAGCGAGAACGACACCCCGGGTGTAAATACCCACCAGTACCAATTGAGACAAATCTCCCGATTGCTCAATGATTTGCGAGGCCAAACGGTTGACCGTGCGGCGTAGTTCTTCAGCGGAAAGAATATTAACAATTTGAGTAGACATCCTGATGGGTTGATTAATCGCTACCGAAAGGCAAGCTGCATCAGAAAAATTCTATCTGTCATCTCTAAGAGAAAGAAATTTTTCCCAGCCCTCACTATATTTATACGCTTGGGAGGTATTCGGCTGTATGAATGGGCGAGTTGCGATCGCTTCCTACTGCCCTTTAAGCAATCGCTGTACGATTACGATGGGGAGAAACGTTCTGTAATGCCCCTAAAGTGGTTGGCCCAGCAATGCCATTGACACTTAATCCTCTAGATCTCTGAAATTTTCTCACGGCTGCCTCCGTCAACTCCCCATAGTAGCCAGTCACAGGCCCGTTATAAACACCCACAGCTCTCAATCGATTTTGCAGTTGGCTCACAGCCTGACCCTGGCTACCTCGCCGAAGTATAGTTGTCGAGTTACTGCCAAGATTACCCTGTAATGCCGCCAAGGTCGTTGGGTCAGCAATGCCATTCACCCTCAGTCTCCGAGAACGCTGAAAATCTCTGACGGCGGACTCCGTTAACTCACTATAAAATCCAGTGATTGGCCCTTGGTAGAAACCTAAAGCGCTTAACCGATTTTGCAGTTGAGTGACAGCCGAACCACTGTTACCAAACTGTAGCTGTGTGCCTGTCAGGATGGCACCGATGTCAGAATTACCCCCTAAAGCTGACAAGGTATTGGAGCCAGCCATCCCATCGATTGATAATCCCTTGGCTTGCTGAAATTTCCTCACCGCTTCCTCGGTTAACCCACCATAGTATCCCGTCACCGGTCCTTGGTAGAATCCTTGGGCTTTTAAGGTAGTTTGCAACTGGGTGACAGAGGTTCCCCGGCTGCCGCGTCGCAACAAGATATCGATGGGCAGGCTACTCCTACCGCCAGATGTGCCATATAAAACAGATATGGTGTTGGGTCCTGCAATCCCATCCACAGGTAATCCCTGATCTTGCTGAAATCGTCTAACGGCTTCCTGGGTGGTCGATCCGTAGAATCCAGTAATCTGTCCTTTGTAGAAGCCAGCGGCTGTCAATTTTTGCTGAAGAGCCGTGACTTGTGAACCCTGATTGCCTGTTTGAAGGGCTAAAGCGCTACTACTGGCAATCCCCAACACCGCTAAGGAGATGGCTATTGCGCCCAAATGTATCCAGGCGGAACTCGGCAGTTTTTTCCAGTTGAACTGCTCAAAGCACCTGATTTGTGTGCTTTCGAGGCTTTCAGAAGATGCCGCCAAATGTACGTAAGCAAGTGTTTCCATCGCTTGGCTACCCGACTTTTACTAATCAATCATCAAAGGGATAATTAATTATTGAAGATTTAGACCCGAAACGGATTGCCCAATCAGGAATAAAGCGGCGATCGCACCACCCAACCACATTAAGACACAATACCGTGTCAGTCCTAAGGCTTGGTCAATTTTTTCTCCTGTAATCGGGTAAACCGGGTCACCCAACAGGGGTTTAGATTTTGCCACACCCTGATACCAGTTCGTGCCTCCCACTTGAACGCCCAAAATGGCTGCATAAGCGCACTCACTCCAGCCGGAATTAGGGCTGGGGTCTTTAATGGCATCACGGAGGCACAGACGCCAGACTTGTTGGGGTTTTCCGGACAGCAGCGCCAGGGTAGTTACGGTTAATCGACAGGGTAACCAGGTGAGGTAGTCTTCGAGTTTGGCGCTAAACCAACCCAAATCGGTGTAAGGCTCGACACGATAGCCGACCATGGAATCTAGGGTACTGGCGGCTTTGTAAGCAAGAGCCAGGGGAACACTCCCGACTCCAGGCAAAAAGGCTCCGATAATGCCATAGAACAAGGGCGCTGTTACCCCATCGGTCGCATTTTCCGTCACCGTCTCTAAAATCGCTCGCAGGATTTCTGGTTCGTCTAGTTTTTCGGTATCTCGACCGACATACTGACTTAATTGAGAACGCGCCTGAATTAATTGCCCAGCGGCTAAGGGTTGTAATACATCAGCGGCAGCATTTCGTAAACTTCGACCTGCCAAACAAGTGGCAAGTAAAATGCTTTCTACCACAACACCCACCCAGGGATGAATCCAATTTGCACCTCGAACGATTAGCCAGCCAGCCAGTCCGCTGCCTAGGATGAGTCCAACGGCTAATAGGATGCCAGCGAAACGGCGTTGCCACTGAATAACAGCAGAATTTTCTTCAGGGATGTTAGTCGAAGCCTCTTGCTCTGTACTAGGAGTTGTATCTTTCCCTTCTTTTGAGGTGACCGGCTCTTGCTCTTGTTTCCGATTCCATTTTTGGATTACAAACTGAGTGTATTGAGAAATGACCCACCCCATGACTCGCACGGGATGAGGCCAGCCCCAAGGGTCACCTATGATGTAATCCAAACTAGCCGCCATCAGTAAAACAGTAGCTGTGGGAAGTGAGTTTGCCGCGATGATGCTGGGCACAGCCGCAAAGCTTTTCGCATCCATTTATTAAAGTGTTTTGCACCTGACTACTTTATTAATATAGTTTTCCGTTTTTTACTGAACTAGGATTTTTAAGCAGCAGTGCGTCCACCTCTTCCACTTCAGGCGTTAAAAATGAGTCTAAAGTTTCAGGAGC of the Allocoleopsis franciscana PCC 7113 genome contains:
- the sppA gene encoding signal peptide peptidase SppA, whose protein sequence is MNQFLKQTFASTIGSLAGLILFFSLGTGGLLFLLIAAAVKDTGPEVKDKSVLVFDLSLNITDSVPTSSTSDVIGEALSGEKAKSVTLRTVLETLDKARQDKRIIAIYLDGSRNAGGMSTGLATLKEVRQALERFKAAGKKIIAYDVDLEKREYYLSSVADTLVLNPMGTVELNGFSSQPIFYTGAMEKYGVGVQVIRVGKFKSAVEPFILKKLSPENRQQTQTLLSTLWGEFLATVGENRKIPPQQLQAIANTQGEFTASEARQRRLVDRVAYLDEIVADLKKLTDSDEEDKSFRQISFSTYTKAQSPDFQPRNSKNKIAIVYAEGEIVDGQGGVQQVGGDTFAKRLREVRQDEDVKAVVLRINSPGGSVTGSERIQREVLLTRKEKPVIVSMGDYAASGGYWIATGADHIFAEPNTITGSIGVFGLQFNIQKLGTDNGLSWDVVKTSQFADSRTIFRPKTPQELAIAQKIVNQIYDQFLDKVAQARKLPKQKVAQIAQGRVWSGQEAKQLGLVDKFGGIEDAIQYAAQQAKLGEDWEVEEYSQSRSLEERILKKLIGKVSVQSPKISDPLTAEFMKLQGDLVIFQALNDPKSIYARLPFNWRID
- the fni gene encoding type 2 isopentenyl-diphosphate Delta-isomerase, coding for MRETQTRKADHLRICLEEDVQFHKNTNGLERYRFTHCCLPELNRSEIDLTTTFLGKSLGVPLLISSMTGGTQQAKTINFRLAEIAQQYKLAMGVGSQRVAVENPQVADTFAVRSQAPDILLLANLGAVQLNYSYGLDECLRVVELLEADALILHLNPLQECIQPNGDINFRGLIDKIHNLCNKLPVPVIVKEVGNGISAAMAQKLIEAGVSAIDVAGAGGTSWAKVESERALNEQQRRLGLTFADWGLPTAECIVDIRAIAPKLPLIASGGLRNGLDVAKAIALGADLGGLAWPFLQAAAESTEAVDALVQLLIAELTTVLFCTSNATLAQLQHSNVLQKLA
- the pyrR gene encoding bifunctional pyr operon transcriptional regulator/uracil phosphoribosyltransferase PyrR gives rise to the protein MSTQIVNILSAEELRRTVNRLASQIIEQSGDLSQLVLVGIYTRGVVLAQLLVRQIEVLEQVSVPLGALDITFYRDDLDQIELRTPAKSDIACDLSGKTVILVDDVIYKGRTIRAALNAVTEYGRPQVIRLLVLVDRGHRELPIHPDFIGKHLSTASEEQVKVYFQDIDGRDGVELMRASKSDG
- a CDS encoding peptidoglycan-binding domain-containing protein — translated: METLAYVHLAASSESLESTQIRCFEQFNWKKLPSSAWIHLGAIAISLAVLGIASSSALALQTGNQGSQVTALQQKLTAAGFYKGQITGFYGSTTQEAVRRFQQDQGLPVDGIAGPNTISVLYGTSGGRSSLPIDILLRRGSRGTSVTQLQTTLKAQGFYQGPVTGYYGGLTEEAVRKFQQAKGLSIDGMAGSNTLSALGGNSDIGAILTGTQLQFGNSGSAVTQLQNRLSALGFYQGPITGFYSELTESAVRDFQRSRRLRVNGIADPTTLAALQGNLGSNSTTILRRGSQGQAVSQLQNRLRAVGVYNGPVTGYYGELTEAAVRKFQRSRGLSVNGIAGPTTLGALQNVSPHRNRTAIA
- the cbiB gene encoding adenosylcobinamide-phosphate synthase CbiB produces the protein MDAKSFAAVPSIIAANSLPTATVLLMAASLDYIIGDPWGWPHPVRVMGWVISQYTQFVIQKWNRKQEQEPVTSKEGKDTTPSTEQEASTNIPEENSAVIQWQRRFAGILLAVGLILGSGLAGWLIVRGANWIHPWVGVVVESILLATCLAGRSLRNAAADVLQPLAAGQLIQARSQLSQYVGRDTEKLDEPEILRAILETVTENATDGVTAPLFYGIIGAFLPGVGSVPLALAYKAASTLDSMVGYRVEPYTDLGWFSAKLEDYLTWLPCRLTVTTLALLSGKPQQVWRLCLRDAIKDPSPNSGWSECAYAAILGVQVGGTNWYQGVAKSKPLLGDPVYPITGEKIDQALGLTRYCVLMWLGGAIAALFLIGQSVSGLNLQ